In one Natronosalvus amylolyticus genomic region, the following are encoded:
- a CDS encoding DUF7110 family protein — protein sequence MSTEDSRHVYRLHSTLELPLEELHEFLETATYPEKVTDVELTRRNNTLILKAVSDDDSVSKYTPTAQLKASVTENRVYEEDPDERRNSFRWDEEEEDEIESELVEFAAFKGDRETVLQNSLLQYEMFQVLCAIAQETEKGTLTAISENDGELEATRIVDGEPRPADVEVVEGPRERKASSAGVNWRDNKFISD from the coding sequence ATGTCAACAGAGGACTCCAGACACGTATATCGGTTGCACTCCACCCTCGAACTCCCACTCGAAGAACTACACGAGTTTCTCGAGACGGCGACCTACCCGGAGAAGGTCACCGACGTCGAGTTAACGCGGCGAAACAACACGCTGATTTTGAAAGCCGTCTCCGACGACGACAGCGTGAGCAAGTATACCCCGACGGCCCAGCTCAAAGCGAGCGTCACCGAAAACCGGGTGTACGAGGAAGACCCGGACGAGCGACGGAACTCCTTCCGGTGGGACGAGGAGGAAGAAGACGAGATCGAATCCGAACTGGTCGAGTTCGCGGCGTTCAAAGGCGACCGTGAAACCGTCCTCCAGAACTCCCTGCTCCAGTACGAGATGTTTCAGGTACTCTGTGCGATCGCCCAGGAGACCGAAAAGGGAACGCTGACCGCGATTTCGGAAAACGACGGCGAACTCGAGGCAACTCGTATCGTCGATGGGGAACCACGGCCAGCCGACGTCGAGGTCGTCGAAGGACCTCGAGAGCGAAAGGCCTCCTCTGCGGGGGTCAACTGGCGCGATAACAAATTTATTAGCGACTGA
- a CDS encoding glutaredoxin family protein — protein MTFQPNSSLEQSEVDDIVETTLEENEVVLFMKGTQLMPQCGYSQRALELIGTYREDFETVDVLESLPEFRTALSEHSGWETIPQTFVDGEFVGGSDILAELDERGDLESTLTVE, from the coding sequence ATGACGTTCCAACCGAACTCAAGTCTCGAGCAGTCCGAAGTCGACGACATCGTGGAAACAACCCTCGAGGAAAACGAGGTCGTGCTGTTCATGAAAGGGACGCAGTTGATGCCCCAGTGTGGGTACTCCCAGCGCGCACTCGAGTTGATCGGCACCTATCGCGAGGACTTCGAAACCGTCGACGTCCTCGAGTCCCTGCCGGAGTTCAGGACGGCGCTCTCCGAACACAGCGGCTGGGAGACGATCCCACAGACCTTCGTCGACGGCGAGTTCGTCGGCGGCTCGGACATCCTCGCTGAACTCGACGAACGTGGTGACCTCGAGTCGACACTGACCGTCGAGTAA